A stretch of the Nitratireductor thuwali genome encodes the following:
- a CDS encoding sensor histidine kinase, whose translation MGAAQACARLLHPSVVEDAERARQKRLLGVLLAGPVLAAAGLLLVLPGHMDGAASAAWAAMMLGLGLLLPFVLIATALRQLVEPAALVAGVAAAGSLTALAGGAAAPMAGLCAALAIEAAWVGRSRPAAAAGMGAAGIAMIAGALFPWEAAGTLSPAWGWLVISVYGATLAARIPFSKGQAATEEGGDGPLEIEELTGAAVFQMTPTGDIVQASDRTRQLLGVAPEIMLGSGLFDRLLVADRVVYLSALADLRDGCDRKSLRVRLRRAVGEAGEGAYRPFFLELVRRGDAEAIAGVLCEDRLAAELEQAFAEARENAQAAALSKTQFLASVSHELRTPLNAIVGFSDVLANEMFGPFANEKQREYVGHIREAGDHLLSVVNAILDVSKLQSGTYALGSEPFEFDQAVQMAMRMNAQKAQEKGISLDADIADDVGVVDCDRRAVQQILINLLSNAVKFTPAGQVEVSAHRLGDRLDFTVSDTGIGIAADDLERLGTPFMQVHSDYTRHVEGTGLGLTLVKGLVGLLNGGMSIDSTPGKGTSVTVSLPVGHRHRAEEDSEEHGPTCREVWNSEWKDDALRKTA comes from the coding sequence ATGGGCGCCGCACAAGCGTGCGCGCGGCTGTTGCATCCTTCCGTCGTGGAGGATGCGGAGCGTGCGCGGCAGAAGAGGCTTCTGGGCGTGCTGCTCGCCGGCCCCGTGCTGGCCGCAGCCGGCCTTCTGCTGGTGCTGCCCGGCCACATGGATGGTGCCGCTTCGGCGGCCTGGGCGGCGATGATGCTCGGCCTTGGCTTGCTGCTTCCCTTTGTGCTGATCGCCACGGCTCTGCGCCAGCTGGTGGAGCCGGCCGCCCTCGTCGCAGGCGTTGCTGCCGCCGGATCGCTGACCGCCCTTGCGGGCGGAGCGGCGGCGCCGATGGCCGGCCTCTGCGCTGCGCTTGCAATCGAGGCGGCATGGGTAGGGCGCTCGCGCCCGGCCGCGGCGGCGGGCATGGGTGCGGCAGGCATTGCCATGATAGCGGGCGCCCTGTTTCCATGGGAAGCGGCGGGCACCCTGTCGCCGGCCTGGGGCTGGCTCGTCATCAGTGTTTATGGCGCCACGCTGGCCGCCCGGATTCCGTTTTCCAAGGGGCAGGCCGCAACGGAAGAGGGTGGCGACGGGCCGCTGGAGATCGAGGAACTGACGGGCGCGGCCGTGTTCCAGATGACGCCGACCGGCGACATCGTGCAGGCATCGGACCGGACACGCCAATTGCTGGGCGTCGCGCCCGAAATAATGCTTGGCAGCGGTCTCTTCGACCGTCTGCTCGTCGCCGACCGGGTGGTCTATCTTTCGGCGCTGGCCGATCTGCGCGACGGCTGCGACCGGAAATCCCTGCGCGTGCGGCTTCGCCGGGCCGTTGGAGAAGCGGGCGAGGGCGCGTACCGGCCCTTCTTCCTTGAACTCGTGAGGCGCGGGGACGCAGAAGCGATCGCCGGCGTTCTATGCGAGGACCGGCTCGCCGCCGAGCTCGAGCAGGCCTTTGCCGAGGCGCGCGAGAACGCGCAGGCCGCGGCGCTGTCGAAGACGCAGTTCCTGGCGTCGGTGAGCCACGAATTGCGCACGCCGCTGAACGCCATCGTGGGCTTCTCCGACGTGCTGGCGAACGAGATGTTCGGACCGTTCGCCAACGAGAAGCAGCGCGAATATGTGGGCCATATCCGCGAAGCGGGCGATCACCTGCTTTCCGTCGTGAACGCGATCCTCGACGTTTCCAAGCTCCAGTCCGGCACCTATGCGCTCGGCTCGGAACCCTTCGAGTTCGATCAGGCGGTCCAGATGGCGATGCGCATGAACGCGCAGAAGGCGCAGGAGAAGGGCATATCCCTCGACGCAGACATCGCCGACGACGTGGGCGTGGTGGATTGCGACCGCCGGGCGGTGCAGCAGATCCTGATCAACCTCCTGTCCAACGCCGTCAAGTTCACGCCCGCCGGGCAGGTGGAGGTTTCCGCGCACCGTCTGGGCGACAGGCTCGACTTCACCGTGAGCGATACCGGCATCGGCATAGCGGCCGACGACCTGGAACGGCTGGGCACGCCGTTCATGCAGGTGCACAGCGACTATACGCGCCATGTCGAGGGGACAGGCCTCGGCCTGACCCTGGTGAAGGGCTTGGTCGGTCTTCTCAACGGGGGCATGAGCATCGACAGTACGCCCGGGAAGGGTACGAGCGTGACGGTGTCGCTGCCGGTGGGCCATCGGCACCGTGCGGAGGAAGACAGCGAGGAGCATGGCCCGACCTGCCGGGAAGTCTGGAATAGCGAGTGGAAAGATGACGCATTACGCAAGACAGCCTGA
- a CDS encoding DUF6456 domain-containing protein: MKRGDADTTRAGCERTRLIRFLAKGPGRLENAARADRVLVDGGDRGTVSASPDVVAELTRAGIIERRADRIELTSDGVASSRRADAAGDAFATQHRSLDTVRTEIGGQWTDMTINLRESPLARLARQRGRHKAAFLGEREFRAGERLRADYTRGQIMPRLGANWSEAVASGRRGSHENGIGELTDAALSARQRVEKALDAVGPELSGVLVDICCFLKGLEQVEAERGWPVRSAKIVLKTALGALARHYEPRHARQRRSVLHWGAADFRPSIKR; encoded by the coding sequence ATGAAACGAGGCGATGCAGATACCACGCGCGCAGGGTGCGAGCGCACGCGGCTGATCCGATTTCTGGCAAAGGGGCCGGGCCGTCTGGAAAATGCGGCGCGCGCGGATCGCGTACTGGTGGACGGCGGCGACAGGGGAACGGTTTCGGCAAGCCCGGACGTGGTCGCGGAACTGACCCGGGCAGGCATCATCGAGCGCCGGGCCGACCGGATCGAACTCACCTCCGATGGCGTGGCGAGCAGCCGGCGGGCCGATGCGGCGGGCGATGCCTTCGCAACCCAGCACCGATCCCTCGACACGGTGCGCACCGAGATAGGCGGCCAGTGGACGGATATGACGATCAATCTCCGCGAATCGCCGCTCGCCCGGCTGGCAAGGCAGCGCGGACGGCACAAAGCAGCCTTTCTCGGCGAGCGGGAATTTCGCGCCGGAGAGCGCCTGCGCGCCGACTATACGCGTGGCCAGATCATGCCGCGTCTCGGCGCGAACTGGAGTGAAGCGGTGGCGAGCGGGCGGCGCGGGAGCCACGAAAACGGCATCGGCGAACTGACCGATGCGGCGCTTTCGGCACGCCAGCGCGTTGAGAAAGCCCTCGACGCGGTCGGCCCCGAGCTTTCGGGCGTTCTCGTCGACATATGCTGTTTTCTAAAGGGGCTGGAGCAGGTGGAGGCCGAGCGCGGCTGGCCGGTGCGCTCTGCCAAGATCGTGCTGAAGACGGCGCTCGGCGCACTCGCCCGGCACTATGAGCCGCGGCACGCGCGGCAGCGGCGGTCGGTCCTGCATTGGGGAGCGGCGGATTTTCGTCCCAGCATCAAACGGTGA
- a CDS encoding peptidoglycan-binding domain-containing protein — protein MTHYARQPEERAGPAGWIAAGFAGLGSAMARNPMAVGGTTAFLISLAFVSANAIWYQPQPHPSAFIPTRAPVRTFAPAPDIVSDVPAPRTAPRDVLASNQPAGRPADQPTEPAASDQMNANGDPTVGSVQRVLSDLGLYRGPVDGMNGPQTRAAVENYRRIVGLSGGGEIDDPLLRQLGLGQDVADLAPVPAPKPAPRPQAANPAGNAPGSTAGNANDGMHTASVEQPDETVRRVQAGLKAFGNDGIEIDGMMGARTREAIREFQSLFGLPVTGEPDEALQAKMREIGLTN, from the coding sequence ATGACGCATTACGCAAGACAGCCTGAAGAGCGTGCCGGCCCGGCCGGGTGGATCGCCGCAGGTTTTGCGGGATTGGGCAGTGCCATGGCGCGCAACCCGATGGCCGTCGGTGGAACGACGGCATTCCTCATTTCGCTGGCCTTCGTCTCGGCCAACGCCATCTGGTACCAGCCGCAGCCGCATCCGAGCGCCTTCATACCGACGCGCGCTCCGGTGCGAACCTTTGCGCCGGCCCCCGATATCGTGTCCGACGTGCCGGCACCGCGCACCGCGCCGCGCGACGTGCTCGCTTCGAACCAACCGGCTGGCCGACCGGCTGACCAGCCGACCGAACCGGCCGCGTCCGATCAGATGAACGCCAACGGCGATCCCACCGTCGGCTCCGTGCAACGGGTGCTGAGCGATCTCGGCCTCTACCGGGGGCCCGTCGACGGCATGAACGGCCCGCAGACCCGCGCGGCGGTCGAGAATTATCGCCGCATCGTCGGCCTGAGCGGCGGCGGCGAGATCGACGACCCGCTGCTTCGCCAACTCGGCCTTGGCCAGGACGTGGCCGATCTTGCGCCGGTTCCTGCGCCCAAGCCGGCGCCTCGCCCGCAAGCCGCGAACCCGGCCGGAAACGCCCCCGGAAGCACCGCCGGAAACGCCAATGACGGCATGCACACCGCCTCGGTGGAACAGCCCGACGAGACCGTAAGGCGGGTGCAGGCGGGATTGAAGGCGTTCGGCAATGACGGCATCGAGATCGACGGAATGATGGGCGCGCGCACGCGCGAGGCCATCCGCGAGTTCCAATCGCTTTTCGGCCTGCCGGTGACGGGCGAGCCCGACGAGGCGCTGCAGGCGAAGATGCGCGAGATCGGCCTGACCAACTGA
- a CDS encoding DUF5330 domain-containing protein — MGFIIRSAFWLSLVLLVIPLDTGSKGEGPDAVGPIQAFFAAREAVVDMVGICERKPEVCETGRAALATIAARARQAVSIASGLMDTEPTGEAVVETAVQTPRPDGPALTTGSIEASEKNAEKP, encoded by the coding sequence ATGGGATTTATCATACGATCCGCCTTCTGGCTTTCACTGGTGCTGCTCGTCATCCCGCTCGACACCGGCTCCAAGGGCGAAGGCCCGGACGCCGTCGGTCCCATCCAGGCGTTCTTCGCCGCCCGGGAGGCGGTTGTCGACATGGTCGGCATCTGCGAGCGCAAACCGGAGGTCTGCGAAACCGGCCGCGCCGCCCTGGCGACGATCGCGGCCCGCGCCAGGCAGGCCGTCTCCATCGCTTCCGGCCTGATGGACACGGAGCCAACGGGCGAAGCAGTCGTTGAAACGGCCGTCCAAACGCCTCGGCCCGACGGCCCCGCCCTGACCACCGGCAGCATAGAAGCCTCCGAAAAGAACGCCGAAAAACCGTGA
- a CDS encoding SufE family protein, translated as MTITIDAIRDDFAFLDDWEERYRYIIELGNELGPFPDEARDDRHKVRGCVSQVWLVTETGEGADPVIHFKGDSDAHIVRGLVAIMMALFSGRRASEITAIDAEGTMRELGLDEHLTPQRANGLRAMVQRIKDEANAAVAAA; from the coding sequence ATGACCATCACTATTGACGCCATTCGAGACGATTTCGCCTTCCTGGACGACTGGGAGGAGCGCTACCGCTACATCATCGAACTCGGCAACGAGCTTGGCCCCTTCCCCGACGAGGCGCGGGACGACCGCCACAAGGTGCGCGGCTGCGTCAGCCAGGTCTGGCTCGTCACCGAAACCGGCGAAGGCGCCGATCCGGTCATCCATTTCAAAGGCGATTCGGATGCGCATATCGTGCGCGGCCTCGTTGCCATCATGATGGCGCTTTTTTCCGGCCGCCGCGCCAGCGAGATCACCGCCATCGATGCCGAAGGGACGATGCGCGAGCTGGGCCTCGACGAACACCTCACCCCACAGCGCGCGAACGGGCTGCGCGCCATGGTCCAGCGCATCAAGGACGAGGCAAACGCCGCCGTCGCCGCCGCTTAG
- a CDS encoding DUF1491 family protein → MRITSDLWVSALVRRVFADGGFAAIRRRGAREAGAVMVLFRKPFGEVDLFTPAPQTSYDAARPHERQFIAAKTALQDADIDQIIERELRFDSDIWVVELETGRAAEDYITLVEP, encoded by the coding sequence ATGCGTATCACCAGCGACCTTTGGGTTTCAGCTCTCGTCCGACGGGTGTTCGCCGATGGCGGGTTCGCAGCCATACGCAGGCGCGGCGCGCGCGAGGCGGGCGCCGTCATGGTGCTTTTCCGCAAGCCCTTTGGCGAGGTCGATCTGTTCACGCCCGCGCCGCAGACGAGCTATGACGCCGCACGCCCCCACGAGCGGCAGTTCATCGCCGCCAAGACGGCGTTGCAGGATGCGGACATAGACCAGATCATCGAGCGCGAGCTGCGCTTCGACAGCGACATCTGGGTGGTGGAGCTGGAGACGGGACGCGCGGCGGAGGACTATATAACGCTTGTCGAGCCTTGA